TCCAAAGCTCCAAACCCAAATACACCCCAAGCCTTTCCTTGGAGTGCCAGCAATTTTCTAAGGCCTAGCTCTTGGGGGTGCTACTGAAGCCAGAGTACAATGACCTCAGACTGGAAGAGGACTGATATTTAATCAAACATTTTGCTAAGATGATGCATTTTTTCAACAAACTTTTCTTTTACCATCAAATGTTtcttatttggtgtttttttatgggGCTCTACTGCTTTACCAGGTTTAGTACTTTCCTCAAAAAGAAATGTTATTGAAGGTTTTCTTCCAGCAGCTGTTAGAAATTACATCTACCGCTCCCATCAAACCCAGTAAATCCTTGAGTTTGGCATATTTTATGGCCCAGATGGGTTTTAAAACACAGGTCTGCTGCATGGGAGACCTCTAACATCACCACTGGTCTACCAGGGGATGTAAAATGATCTTATATGATCTTAAATCATCTTTTGCATCCGTTCATTTCTGCTTTTGACATGTTTCTGTTGTCAGTCTGCACCCATTCATTATTGCATTTGCaatttcagttcagtttatttaggcAGCACCAAATCATGCGTTCTCTCAAGGCACGTTACAAAGTAAGGCATTCCAAGTGAACCCACTTATCAGTCCATCatgccaattagttaaaagtttcctactTAAGAAACCTCGAGTCACTgatacaagtcagtgactcgaagcCAACCGCTtaccaagcaagcatgtagcgacagtggagaggaaaactctcagtTCATCTTTAACATTCCCTGTAAACTTTTTCAATGAGAAATTCTTAAACATCAGATTAGCCATTCACTCGTACCCGAGACCACTGCTACAGCCACACAACAATCCAGCTAGAATGCCCGTTTTCAACATTTTTAGTGCCAAAACACTAGAggacatacactcaacaaaaatataaatgcaacacctttgtttccgctctgatttttcatgagatggacttaaagatctaaaattcattccagatacacaatattaccatttctttcaaacattgttcacaaatcagtctaaatgtgtgatagtgagcacttctgctttgctgagataatccatcccacttcACAGGTGtgtcacatcaagatgctgatccgacatcatgagtagtgcacaggtgtaccttagactgcccacaataaaaggccaccctggaatgtgcagtttcgtctcacagcaaaatgccacagataccacaagcattgagggagcgtgcaattggcatgctgacagcaggaatgtcaaccagatctgttgcttgtgcattgaatgttcatttctccaccataagccgtctccaaaagcgtttcagagaatatggcggtacatccaaccggcctcacaaccgcagatgacgtgtaaccacaccagcccaggacctccacatccagcaggttcccctccaagatcgtctgagaccagccactcagacagctgctgaaacaatcggTTTGcagaaccaaacaatttctgcacaaactgtcagaaaccgtctcagggaagctcaactgcatgctcgtcgtcacattggggtcttgacctgactccagctcgttgcCCTAACAGACTTGagcgggcaaatgctcacattcaatggcgtctggcacgttggagaggtgttctctcggatgaatctcggtttacatcgttcagggcagatggcagacagcgtgtgtggcgtcgtgtgggtgagcactttgctgatgtcaatgttgtggatcgagtggcccatggtggtggtggggttatggtatgggcaggcatccgttatggacgaagaacacaggtgcattttattgatggcattttgaatgcccagcgataccgtgatgagatcctgaggcccattgttgtgccgtacatccatgaacatcacctcatgtttcagcaagatgatgcactgccccatgttgcaaggatctgtacacaattcttggaagctgaaaatgtcccagttcttgcatggtcagcatactcactggacatgtcacccgttgagcatgtttgggatgtgcttgaccggcgtatacgacagcgtgtaccagttcccactaatatccaacaactttgcacagccattgaagaggagtggaccaacattccacaggccacaattgacaatctgataaactctatgcgaagtgttgcagtgtgttgcactgcatgaggcaaatggtggtcacatcatatactgaccagttctgagtccccagacccccaataaagcaaaaaactgcacattccagggtggccttttattgtgggcagtctaaggtacacctgtgcactactcatgatgtcagatcagcatcttgatgtggcacacctgtgaggtgggatggattatctcagcaaagcagaagtgctcactatcacacatttagactgatttgtgaacaatgtttgagagaaatggtgatattgtgtatctggaatgaattttagatctttaagtccatctcatgaaaaatcggagcagaaacaaaggtgttgcgtttatatttttgttgagtgtagttaAGAGCTTAAACTCATCTACCTATTGTCTTGATACAACTACCTTCTTTGAAATGAATTTGATTTCAAGAAAGCTGATGGACTGAAAATTGTGAATTGCTCCTTAATGTCAGGTATTTTTCCTAATTCGCTGAAAACTGCTGTTGTTAAGGCTCTTCTGAAGAAAAGTAAACTAGGCCCCTTAgtgatgaataactacagaccaatTTCTAATCTGCCCTTCATTGGGAAAGTTTTTGAAAAAGCTGTTATGATCCAGCTGAACAACTTCTTGGAGACAAACAACCTTCTGGATGGTTTTCAGTCGGGCTTTAGACAACACCAGAGCACGGAGACTGCACTGATTAAAGTTTTAAATGATATCCGTATTAATACAGATTCAGGCAAAACATCTGTTTTAGTGATGCTTGATCTCAGtacagcttttgatactgtggaccaccaCATCCTTTTTGATAGACTAATGAACTGGGTGGGGCTTTCAGGTACAGCCCATAGTTGGTTCCAATCAGACCTCGCAGACAGGGGTTGTGTTGTTTCCATTGGTGAACACAAATCAAAGCAAATCGCCCTGACTTGCGGTGTGCCCCAAGTCTCGTTACTCAGACCACTGCttttcaatctctacatgctccaACTGGGCcaggtcataaacaataacaacatggCCTAccacagttatgcagatgacacccagatttaCCTAGCTCGATAGCCTAATGAATCTGGTCACCTAGACTCCCCCTGTCAGTGCCTAGAGCAGGTTattgactggatgcagtcaagtttccttcagttaaacaaagacaagactgaagttattgtctttggaaataaagATAGGATGGAAGCTATTTCTCAAATGATCTCCaacggaataaagacaaagactcaggttagaaatcttggtgttaccactgattcagacctgagctacactggtcacattaaagctatgactagatcagcgttttatcatcttcatcaattaGCAAGACTCAGAAGCCTCATGTCAAAACAAGACCCAGAGAAACTCAATCATGCATTCACctggttcatctccagcaggctggactactgcaatggtcttttgactggtcttcccaaaacagctgtaaaacaaacgcagcttgttcagaatgctgctgctagagtcttaacaagaaccaaaagaACCGAGCGCATCACCCCGTTCTGTAATGTCTACACTGGTTACCTTTAAACTACATAATCCATTTTAAAGCGCTtccactagtttataaatcactcagtggcatggggccagaatacatgttggagctccttccagtatctacacccagcagggctctgaggtccttaggaaacagtcagctggtagaaccgggtcagaaccaaacagggtgaagctgcttttagctactacgctatcggatggaatcagcttcctcatgacctgaaATGTGTCCCACCTCTAGAAACGtttaaatctaaattaaaaaccttcatgtattcatcagcctttgaataaatgtttatgACGCTGCACTTTCTGCTCTGTAAccgctcaccctatctctaaggctgagcccggcaaccctacggaggaaactcatttcggccgcttgtgtccgcgttctcgttctttcggtcgttacacaaagctcatgaccataggtgaggattgggacatagatggaccggtaaatcgagagcctggctttctggctcagctccctcttcaccacgacagatcgactcagagtctgcatcactgcagacaccgaaccgatccgcctgtcgatctcccgatccctcctaccctcactcgtgaacaagacccagagatacttaaactcctccacttggggtaggacctctctcccgacccggagttggcaagccacccttttccagtcgagaaccatggtctcagatttggaggtgctgatcctcatcccagccgcttcacactcggccgcgaacctacccagcaagagctggaggtcagagctggatgaagctaggaggaccacatcatccgcaaaaagcagacgagattctcctgccactaaACTCGACAcaatccacaccacggctgcacctagaaattctgtccataaaggtaatgaacagaaccggtgacaaagggcagccctggcggagtccaaccctcaccgggaacaggtccgacttactaccggctatgcggaccaaactcacgctcctctggaaaaggactgaatggccctcaacaaaaggccacccaccccatactcctggagcgtcccccacagggtgcccctgggtactcggtcataagccttctccaaatccacaaaacacacgtggattggttgggcaaactcccatgccccctccatcaccctgcgTATTGACTTATTTATataacaaacaaaacaacaacaaaagactAAATACAAGATCTAAACTTTACCAGTTTAATATTTTTGTACATTTTAAAGtgaaattaaagttttttttcaaTTGTTTTAGGATTAAAACACACAAAGTCAGATTCACTAGGAGTTATTTCATAAAAGCAAATGTCTGTCCCTTAAAGCTGTTCAGTACAAATAAAAACCACCCCAGCCGAAGATTATGAAGCGTGTTTCTGGGTCAGAGTTTAAGGAGGAGGTTAGAGTCGCTTTAGGACAGCTAAGCAGTCAGAGTCATCCCCACGTGAAAGTCTTTTTACAACAAAGAGGAAACAGACAAACTTTATTCAACCAGACAAACCAACAGAACATAAAACAAAGAGAACACGTAGCAGATGTAGTTAGACAGCTTCTCTACCAACGGACTCCCTAAAGAGCATCCAGCAGAGTCTCCACGGCAACGGTTGTCAGGTCAGAGTAAAACCGTCCCTCGTTGTCTCCGCCTCCGAACACCAGTAGAGTCTTTTTGACGACGCCTGCATCCTCTTTGGAGGGAAGATGGTGCGATGGTGTTTCCATGGTGATGATGGAGTGTCCCGCCCTGGGAACGGAGAGTTGTGGCAGCGTCAGCTCAGTCCAGCTGTTCGTCTCTGAAACATCCACACGAAATTCAGCATTTATGTTCAGGGCTCTGTTTCATTACTACATTTGAATCTGAATGGATCCTCAAACCAGATCCTCTGATCACAGCAGACACAAAACCAGAGAAAGTAGGTTAACATTAGAGATCGGGAGCTGAGAGTCTCCCAACACTTTAGACCCGGATCACATCCTTAGATCAGGACATCCCAGGTGGCGTCTGTAGGTCAGTAAACACGTGTCACACACAGGTAGACACACACTGGACTCCCCCACAGGCTCTCACAcactggaaccccccccccccggggctCTCACCTGTGTCAAACACGAAGGCGTCAGAGAGGGCGCTGTTTCCGTTGTAACCACCGTGGATCATGAACTTGGTGTCTGAGAGCACGGCGCTGCCATGCcaactgcaacacacacacacacacacacacacacacacacacacactttttaaaaCGGCTTCAGGTAGATAATTAGACCTGGTTAGTGAGTGTAGTTTTGTGTAAGGGCACCTTCGAGCAGACGGAGCTTTTCCAGATGTTTGGACAACAGAGAACTCCATCAACCCTTAGAAAACCAAAAGCAGGGTGTGGTTTAATGACACGCGTCTCTGATCTCTGAGATCAGCGACGAGCGTTTTATCTGCTCACCGAGGTCCAACATGTACATGTCGTTGTAGCAGACGGGCGTGTCCCACCCCCCGAACACGTAGATGTACCTCTGCTGAATCACGCAGGCCGAGTGGCTGGAAGggacaaacaacagcagcagatgaAGACTTCAGCTTAAACTGCAGAAACAAGACTTGGAAGGAGCCGCGGTACCCTGATCGGGGAGACGGCTTGTCTCCCGTGACGATGGGCTGGTACCAGATGGAGATCTGAGGATCAAAGATGTACAAGGAGTCGCTGCAGCCGTCGGGCTCCGGGTTGGGGCGCGGAAACACCCCACCCAGAACAAACAGCTCCCCGCGGAACATGCTGCAGCTGTGGTAGGCCAGGGGGGGCACCTTTCCCTGAGCCTGGAGGACAGTGGGACATTCATAAGGGGACCAGATGGGGCGGGGACAGAAATGGGTCTACACACCTCCACCATGCTCCACCTCCAGCTCTGCGTGTCCAGGATGTGGACGTCGTTGAACCACTTCTTGTTCTTTGAGCCTCCAAAGACAAAGATGCGTTTGGAGTGGGGGTCGAATATGGCAGTGTGTCCGATCCGGGCTTCGGGGGTGGGACCCTCAGCCAGCGTCTCTGTAGCCACCCAGGACATGTCCTCTAATGGACGCAGGACAAAGTAAAACCTGATATAATACCTGGACGTTTCTAAAAGCAGCCTCTGGTCCACTGACCTGTGCAGAGCTTCCACATGGGATCTTTGCAGAACTGCATCCGGGCTCCCTGACCTCCAATTAAAATGGCCGTCTGAGAGTCAATGGGACATAAGGTTTGTCCCCAGCGTCCCGATGGGATGATCAGAGAAGCTGCGGGTGCAAAAAGTAACCAAACTTCTCATTCAAAATAAACCACGCCCATCTCATTTGGTGCTTTTGCCCACACAGATACTGGAACCAGTGAATAAATGTGTGGAAACTCACTGGTCTGAGTGGGAGTCTTGGTCTGCCGACTCTTCATCCTGGATGCAGTCTGGggaggagccgtcccctcccctcctgcTTCATGACCTGTGAAACACGAGAGAGAAGCTGATCCTACAGCAACAGGATGAACGAAGCTCCTGGTCCAACTCCACAGCGTTCACGAAGAAGAAAACATCTTCCTCACCTGCTGCTTTCACCTCTGAGGAATCCGCTCCACTAGCAAACAGCTTCTGGCTGATTCTgctttgacctctgacctttcgtACAGGCGTGGGCTTCTCCTTACTGGCATTAGGACACACGTTCTCTTCTTGTCCCGCCTTGGTCACCTTATTTAGACCACCGTCCACCTCCTGATCTGCTGATCGCTCTCTCTTCCTCTTGCCGTGGAGCTCTCGG
This sequence is a window from Nothobranchius furzeri strain GRZ-AD chromosome 14, NfurGRZ-RIMD1, whole genome shotgun sequence. Protein-coding genes within it:
- the krcp gene encoding kelch repeat-containing protein isoform X1; this translates as MEEFGVYAVFGVNGPPQRLLSADGSCRVSVAVPPSVQLVVVFSCGPWGERICVNAELSDADRFPITIGKLTPYNRCLSWEQWEEETWTDCVTLNLTLEGGNTDSVVPLAARELHGKRKRERSADQEVDGGLNKVTKAGQEENVCPNASKEKPTPVRKVRGQSRISQKLFASGADSSEVKAAGHEAGGEGTAPPQTASRMKSRQTKTPTQTTSLIIPSGRWGQTLCPIDSQTAILIGGQGARMQFCKDPMWKLCTEDMSWVATETLAEGPTPEARIGHTAIFDPHSKRIFVFGGSKNKKWFNDVHILDTQSWRWSMVEAQGKVPPLAYHSCSMFRGELFVLGGVFPRPNPEPDGCSDSLYIFDPQISIWYQPIVTGDKPSPRSGHSACVIQQRYIYVFGGWDTPVCYNDMYMLDLGLMEFSVVQTSGKAPSARSWHGSAVLSDTKFMIHGGYNGNSALSDAFVFDTETNSWTELTLPQLSVPRAGHSIITMETPSHHLPSKEDAGVVKKTLLVFGGGDNEGRFYSDLTTVAVETLLDAL
- the krcp gene encoding kelch repeat-containing protein isoform X2, translated to MEEFGVYAVFGVNGPPQRLLSADGSCRVSVAVPPSVQLVVVFSCGPWGERICVNAELSDADRFPITIGKLTPYNRCLSWEQWEEETWTDCVTLNLTLEGGNTDSVVPLAARELHGKRKRERSADQEVDGGLNKVTKAGQEENVCPNASKEKPTPVRKVRGQSRISQKLFASGADSSEVKAAGHEAGGEGTAPPQTASRMKSRQTKTPTQTTSLIIPSGRWGQTLCPIDSQTAILIGGQGARMQFCKDPMWKLCTEDMSWVATETLAEGPTPEARIGHTAIFDPHSKRIFVFGGSKNKKWFNDVHILDTQSWRWSMVEAQGKVPPLAYHSCSMFRGELFVLGGVFPRPNPEPDGCSDSLYIFDPQISIWYQPIVTGDKPSPRSGHSACVIQQRYIYVFGGWDTPVCYNDMYMLDLGLMEFSVVQTSGKAPSARSWHGSAVLSDTKFMIHGGYNGNSALSDAFVFDTGRDTPSSPWKHHRTIFPPKRMQASSKRLYWCSEAETTRDGFTLT